Below is a window of Ischnura elegans chromosome 1, ioIscEleg1.1, whole genome shotgun sequence DNA.
CCTTGGTCCATTTTTCCATCAAATCCCTATGTATACAACTGCTTCGCCATTGGTATAAAGTGGAGTTTTAGAAAAGGAATCAGGTTTTATAGACGTACATATAAACTGAAAGCATcagtatatacattttaaatgcgTGGGATACTACattaacatataaatttaaatcaatgtAGGCACAATCAGGATTAGTTTATGCAAGGGGCTAGTTCGTACTGTGTGTTGACTTCCCCTTTAGAGATTGTGTggtttcttttttgtttagtctGTATGGAATCCTCTCCTATCAGCCCATATtctgaaatgcaatttttaaaaataattctagcAGATAACATTTTGTAATGGCAAAATAAAAAGGGTATTCTTGCATAAATAGCTGTAATAatggcaaaaattatttatttgaatgctAAATTCTAGACATGGGGAATAGatttttgcattataattatgaaatgatttatgtttaataaagaataagtgaattttatttctgcattttttactGCTTCATGAACGCTattgaaatacatttaatataTATTGTTCAAAAGATTAAAGGAAAtaggattttcataatttttactttcatatttatttaattggttCCCTTTTTTCCCATTGATTTAACAACTCGTTTCGACTGTGGAAATTTCCAGTGTTGCCTTCTGTCTATTCGGTTAATGTTTAGTTAATTCCCAAAATAAAATGCCTTCTCTAAAAGTCcatcatgaatattttcattaaattctaaCATTCTCTTACTCAGCTCTGATGGTATACCATTTAATTTGTGACTTTCATGTATGAGGTCCACCACCAATTATTTTGCCAGGGCTTTTAAGAAATACCTCTTGTAACAAGTTTAGGAGCATTGGAATTATTTTACGAATAAATCACTTGGACAGTTGCTGCTCCTTTATTCTACATAGTGTGGAGAGCAAACATTGGCCAGCAATCATTGTTTCTCAGAACTTAGTACGTTGAGCATAATTTATCGACAAAGTCCtctccaaattttttattgctgttgAATGGAGCAGTTGAGGGGTTTTGATTTTACCCCTAATACTTCGCTAACATTATAATTATGATGCATTAATGACAATGCTACAGTATTTCTTGAATCGAGTGTGTATTATACGCAAGTTTTCTTCTAGATCATGACGTTTTATGTTTGTGAAAGTACGAACTGAAGATTAAAAAGGGTGTGGAAGGATAGGGATGATTAGGTGCGTAAACTGCTTGATGCAGCATGAGTGCAAATGTGATTGTTATTCCttctaaattatttgtttttcaactCTATCACACTGATGCAGTACATTTAGTATATTACATTGTGTTGCATGGGTCAGcaattattcaagcaataaatagttgttttccaACTAGAGCCCTCAATATTTTCCCAACCTTTGTACATATCATCCCTTCTACCCATACACTTGACTAGTTTCTcctatttactttattttctccAGTGAAGGAGGAGCTCGTGACTACATCATCCTACCAGgctttttttctgctaaaaccttTCCTTCTGAAGGCTCTTCCCTCTCCCACCTAAGTCATCGCTTTTTGTTGCTCCGttagatttttttttgtttcatcaatttGGTGTTAACATGAGACGGACTAATTTACACTCCAAACAAATATACTTTTTGGAGATGATATTTATTGCTgaattatatcagtttttttagtGATTTGTAACAaacatatttgtgtttattttaaaCATGCCATACATGTAATGCCTAAAGATAGTTTTGTTAATGTGCATGTATGTCTGTTCAGTGGAAAGGGTATCGGAATTTTGTAACTCCATTTGATATTGATTTTGTTGGTGGATGATTTGCATTTGCACAATCATGCCTTTCTTTACATCAGAATTATATCATTACAGATGTGTTGTAAAGTGGTTGGATGCCCAGCGTGCAGAAATTGAAGAAGATTCTGCTGATGCAGAAATGGATTCAGCGTCAGTTGAGAATCACATGGAGCAGCTTGTGGTAGCAGTAATGTCTCACATAAGATTTCCGATGATGTCACCAAGGCAGCTAGCTGATCTTTTACTGTCCCCCCTGACAATAGCATATAAAGAATTCTTTGTTGAAAGGATGGCCATGGGAATGTCATTTCATGCAGGTAAAAATGAATGACCTAAAATTGTAGTTTTTAATGTATCAATTGGTGTACAGCCTATATAATTTAGAGTAATCAATTCCTTTTTATTGGTACTTTTTTCACTGTTATGTTTTGTGTACTGACAAAGAATTTTGTATGTTGAGGAAGTTGCATTTATGTCATAAATGTGTGCACAATTAATGTTAGTTCAGAATTATCCTTGTTGTAAATTGACAGAGGGATCAATAGTCATTTTAGAATGTCACTGTGGCTATTAATggataattttcatcaataatctttaatctaaattttaaaatgatggtTGTTAGTTGAATATGTCATGAAAGAAATGAggaaagtatatattttttgggGTTAACATTCTTCCTTGGCACAGCTGGCATAGTTGAGTTAGGGTTTTGCCTATATCTTTTGTTTTACTTCATCTGAATGGATATGATCAGGATGGGTTGAGGTAGAAAGCATGCTGGATTCATTCATTAACTGTAGTCAGTGGCCATAGTGGAAAGCCAGCCAAGTATGAGAATTAATTGTTCCTGGAAAGTCAAAGTTCAAAAAAGTATGAAGTCAGGGAAAAAAGAATTGCAGAAAGTAATCTGGAGTGTAAAAGTCTAGGTGGTTCTTCCTTATCCTCACAGGCCTCCTCCTCCTATAGTATCTCCTATAGATGAGCAAGCGATTGTTAACTTACCATTCATTTaacttttattattcattttatttattactggttttatttattacatattatttggtACTGGTTCTTAATTTGTTTCAAGGATTATATTTGACTgcacttcatttcatttttctcttgtaaGTATgaactttctaaaaaaatatatacatattatcaAACAGTGTAGAAAACTGTGAATGTTAAAAGGAAAATCTGGAGAAGTCTAGGATTATCAGCTTGATATTAGAGTGGCCAGCCTTTACATGACATATTCATGGGTTACAATGTGAGAGAAAGTACGCATGTAACATTAGCCAGTTTAGGAGGACAGGCTGTTTGAATTTCTGGTTTGAATTGTAGAGGTGCATGTGAAATTATGCTTCCTATTCATGAGCATAGGCATGATATTTTAATCAACTCTAGTTTAAACTGATCTAGAATGGTAATCTTGTATTGTAAAAATTGTGCCACCACTATTGCCTTGTGTGAATATTGGTTAGCTGGTTGGTCCTGATTATTTTGAATTCTTACTCAAGAGGAAGGATACTCAATCATATttatatttcacattaatttcatgggaaaatttttttcttggcttGAAATCAAACCATTCCTTAATTCCCATGGTAATTTTACGGACCACTACACTATTGGGCCCCTTATTTGCACATGTTTTCTCCATTTATGGAGAAACTTTTTTGACTTCTGGTGCATATCTTCATTCTAACTTCAATGAAGATTATTTAATGTTCCTTCATTTTCGTGACCATATTCTGTCATTGATTGTCTGGGTGAAAAACAATGTCGTTATTACTGTCCTTGAATTTCCCTCTTTTGAGTTAGACCAAAGAATAGTATCTTGTTAGTTAAAAAACCAATTTTCTCAGAGGAGATTGTGCCACCAAAGTGTTTGTTTTCAATGCTTTTTTACCTCTAATTATATTTAGACAATGTACCCAACCTATTATGTAACTTTTTGGCCACCAGTTAAGTTTCATTTGGTTCTACATAACAAAAAGGTTAGATGGTACTTGCTACCGGATTCGCTGGCTGCTTCATATAAACAGGAATATGTATGTGATATTGTGATTTCTAAGGATATTAGAGATAATAAAGTGATATAAGATTTCTAAGAAATAGGAGTGTTGCTGCCTTGTAGGTAGTGTGTTTGGCTGCTGAACAAAGGCACCTGTGTTTAAATCCaaggtgaagcctttggacatccCTTTTTTGGAAAGCGCCCCGAGGAAAGGAATAAGAATATCACcttgaatatgtgaaattcaagCCGTAGCTTAAACTTGGGTGAGTTCTGCTCTCACCGATCTTAATCAACATTTGGGTAAAGGCATCGAGTGAGTGAAGAATAACATAATTCATATTTAAGGTGATTTTTACAACCCTTATTGCCTATGTTTCTTGTTATTCTTCTCGTATTGTACAAATATGGATTCATGCATTGGTTTTCCAAATTTTCTCTTTGGAATGTAGCTACTATTCATTATGAAATGGCTAATGTGGTGGAACATCTGGGTTATGACAATGAGAATACTAATGGTCTTCATTTTCCTTGTGTTTTCCTTCTCTTATCAGTTGAATGGTGCATACATTCTCTGTGGTGGAACTGCACCCGAAGCATTTTTCTGCATACATATTTTGCTGTGACGTAACACAGATTTTCCTTAAGTTCCTAATTGTTGTAGCTTATGAAAATTGTGATATGTCTGTCATGGTAAGAATAGATTTTGTGAGTCCTCCTTTGGtagtttaagaaaatatatttttctaattctaGATCATGTTGATCGAGTGGAAGAAGTGGTGCGTTCTCAGCCAAATGGAGAATTACTCTTCACTCCCAGGCTGTATACATCTGATCGATGGGGTGCTCTGCTTGTTGTGGAACACTTTCCTCAACTGCCAATATACCATTCACATACTCTAGTGTTCTCTGGTCCTACTTCTTGTGCAGAGCATGCCTCTTCATCATCCCCACCTCTACACCACCATCATTCACCAGGATCTAGCCGGCATCACATGGGtataattgcatttatttatctcAGTTCTAAATGTATGGTTGGATTTAGTTTAGATTCTTTGCATAATAATTTGGTCCTACCTTTACTTTTAATAAGTGTTGCAAtacttacaaattttgaaattttacttgccTTCAAAACAAAATATGCTCAGCTCCTGACTGAAACTCTGATTTTTGTTCCATGAAGAGCAATCAAAAATGGAAACAATACTATTTGTTAACTTGTTTGAGCAAGAATCTTATAATGAGTGATTGGGATGCTTGTAACACTTTGTATGGGGGAAGTAAAGGTGGTGAGCAGGTGATGAATGATGAACGATGAACACTTAAATAATTCTGCTGTGAAGTAGAATTATTTAAGTGTTAAAAGATTGGAAATTGAGTGGAGAACATATACATGCTATATATAGTGCTATACAACTCTTCAAATTTATGATTGAAGGTACATCATCAATTTGTACTTGAAAAAGCAAGGgcataagagaaaatatttggtcCTTGGCTGCTCATAGAGAAAAGAGAGACAAAGAATGAACTGGCGTTAATAGCTTAAGTTAACttggagaaggcatttgacaaagTGGATTGGAATTCAATACTTAGAATTCTGAAGGAAAAGAAGGAATGCTCTACAATGACCGAATAATTGTACGCTATTTATAGAATAGCCAAGTAGCTGTGACAATATCTGGACCCAACATTGAAGAAgcaaggagtgaggcaagggtgtgCCCTATATCCCATAGTATTTGATGTTCAAATGGAGAaatccatcaatgaaatcaagaagTATGCTGCAGGAGTCATTATCCCCAGGGAAAGAAATAGTTTGGTGTAAGTTGTTGATGACATAGCTATCATAGCCAAGAGATAgatggatttgaagaagactgatGCTTATGGAATGGAGAATGGTCTGGTCATCACGGAAAAACATGCAAAAGAActctaatatacatattattatatgtattgcAAAAGAGATGAGATCAGGGCAAGCATTGAAATATGTAAACAAAAGTTTGCAGAGGTGAATGAGTTTTGCCACCTAGGAGCCAAGTAAaaagtgatggatgaagcaagaaaaacATAGTCATTGGAGTATCACAGGTGAATGTGGTACTCTTCATGATGAAGAATCTACTTCTGGTTTCAAATGCAAGCatttaagcaaggaaaaaatagtattctgcaatttgctgacgacatagcagtcactTAGTAAATGTCAATCAATAGTAACTTAGAAAAGCAAAAGcttgatgaagtgaaagagttttctcACCGAGGAAGTGGAATTACCAATGATGGAcctaaaaagaaagaaatagtcagtagaatagcgctggcgaagagggctttctacaagaAGAGGAATCATCCTAGAGCTGAGAATATGAgcttagaagtaaggaaataattcatcagatgcttcatggagcatgtttctctatggaagtgaggcttggatgttgacagcatcagagaagtcaagagtggaagcatatGAAATGTcgtgctacggaagaatgatgaagataaaatggatcgactgtaagtcttctaaaaaccttaaggagaagaggacgggacaaattagttggccacataatatGCCATGATAGCCTTATGAAAACaaccgtagaaggacaggtgaaagggaagaagggcaagggatagCCCTGgttgagttacataggacagagtaaaagaatgaaaaagataagaaatatttcactatgaaaaggctagtggttAGGAGAGAGgtatggagagctgtgtcaaactaaTTTTAGGATTGCCAACTAATGATGATTAATGCAAACTCagtataaatacaatttaaattacacATTTACTCCAGACAATTAGTATTTTGCTGTATGGTACATGCACAAATACCATCAGAGTGTATCATTAATGACGCATCTCATAATGATTTAAGCGTTGCTATGGGgtattgaaaagtatttttcccTTTAGTGAGGTGGTGTAATATAGAAACAAAATCTTGTAAAgacttccttgaaaaaaaaaaaaatctgtgcattaatgggttaaaaataCACGCTTTCCAAAGTTAAGATTAAAAGTGATGGTAGTTTCTGGAGTCAATGTGTAGTTCATAATTTAACTGTTTTACATCCAAAGAATTTCCTTCTCTCTAGTGCCATAAGAGTTTTTTCCTACTGCTTTCATATTGTTTCTGATTTCCCCCTTTTGATGCATGCATTTGAATCAGATGACTGATGATTGTGTTTGTTCATTATGAGAAAGCTTTGCAATACTCGTATTTGCTGTTTTGTACATTCGGTGTAGTgtattgtcaattaaaaaaattaaacaccatttttaccatttttttcaggATTCCACTCCGGAATGAATTCTGGGTCATTTTCCGCATCTGCATCATCCTCAGATAAGCACTGTGAATGGGTAGTAGATTTGTATCCTAAAGGTGTGTGGTTCCAACGATGTCAATTAATTGTATGGCAGGGAACAGTGGAGGTGCCAGAGGCTGTGCTGAGAACTGTACGTCTTTCTATCACTTGTCGTCATCCACTGCCTGTGAGGGTTCAAATAGGGGTTTTAGTATGGGCAACATCTCCAGGGTCTGGTGGCAGTAGTAGCGTTGAGCATGTTGCTAGAGTTTTGCGCAAAATACATCGCTTTGGAGGGGAGGACAGGATACTGAATTTTGATGACCTACTTTCCTTTGATGAACTTAATGGTCCGGAAGTTGTCATAAATGGCAATGGAATAACAAGAACATCAATGGGTTGCTCCTCCAATGGCAGCTCTCATTCAAACCCTAGCTCATTTTTGGTTGGGGCTAATCGTGATACCCTTAAAGTTCACATTGTGATTGCTCCCCTAAGTGAAGTTTGTTCACCTTTTATTAAATAGGATGTGTTCattgctttaaaaatgtgtatttatatttatcaaaaatttatggAGGGATTTGCTGTCAGTTATGAACGTTATTGTTAGGTGTTATTTTGTGAAACCTTCATTGAATGAATGGATATGAATTGTTTGTTTCCACTAGTTCAACATATTTGTGTACTTATTGACC
It encodes the following:
- the LOC124171923 gene encoding BTB/POZ domain-containing protein 17, translating into MPRDSGGVEVNCGCGKVGCNGNDQHGKNETATGCLAEDFEIDNSSTVLLKIANLYAERLMSDICLVVGGAEYPAHRLILCASSEVFQVMLMNPQWSESQESRVILQETPSCEAVFGNFLKYFYTGQIHINHTIVTPILSLADKYNIKDLVKLCIDYMCSHIAHAATHNQLVSWLQYTMACGHSKVANACKNYVTWNFEKVAEKSDFKNLEPEVLILFLQQNDLIVHNEMSLYKCVVKWLDAQRAEIEEDSADAEMDSASVENHMEQLVVAVMSHIRFPMMSPRQLADLLLSPLTIAYKEFFVERMAMGMSFHADHVDRVEEVVRSQPNGELLFTPRLYTSDRWGALLVVEHFPQLPIYHSHTLVFSGPTSCAEHASSSSPPLHHHHSPGSSRHHMGFHSGMNSGSFSASASSSDKHCEWVVDLYPKGVWFQRCQLIVWQGTVEVPEAVLRTVRLSITCRHPLPVRVQIGVLVWATSPGSGGSSSVEHVARVLRKIHRFGGEDRILNFDDLLSFDELNGPEVVINGNGITRTSMGCSSNGSSHSNPSSFLVGANRDTLKVHIVIAPLSEVCSPFIK